In a single window of the Caproicibacterium sp. BJN0003 genome:
- a CDS encoding DivIVA domain-containing protein — protein sequence MLSLNDIVNVSFRKAGRGYNAEDVDNFIDQIRESYDTLMKKTIEQHDQLEASEKEKAQFDKKLQVLADKIQEYRQEEDGIKSALLSAQKLGDASLREARHKSEVILNDANMKAEKIIADAENQVKDQQEGLDEMKRQVSDFRSKLLDMYKQHLTLINSLPHSEKPASKMEKNAAKKEEGTVLPEEKEPEETVSENASEAQQTAQEIAEPKEEKEPSQPEPVSFSPVDENKNAMNQVPSEYILQPNEAPRFDGSVPDVQRAKDRHHEIKFGDGYDVDTDAEEDIFGKKN from the coding sequence ATGCTATCTTTAAATGATATTGTGAATGTAAGTTTTCGCAAGGCCGGCCGCGGCTACAATGCGGAAGATGTCGATAATTTTATCGATCAAATTCGGGAATCTTATGATACGCTGATGAAAAAGACAATCGAACAGCATGATCAGCTAGAAGCTTCCGAAAAAGAAAAAGCACAGTTTGATAAAAAACTTCAGGTTTTAGCGGATAAAATTCAAGAGTATCGGCAGGAAGAGGATGGCATAAAGTCAGCTCTCCTCAGTGCCCAAAAGTTGGGCGACGCTTCTTTACGGGAAGCACGCCATAAATCCGAAGTGATTTTAAATGATGCAAATATGAAGGCGGAGAAGATTATTGCTGATGCTGAAAATCAGGTAAAAGATCAGCAGGAAGGTCTGGACGAAATGAAACGTCAGGTTAGTGATTTTCGCTCCAAACTTTTGGATATGTATAAACAGCATTTAACATTGATCAATTCCCTTCCGCATTCGGAAAAACCAGCTTCTAAAATGGAAAAAAATGCTGCTAAAAAAGAGGAAGGGACAGTACTGCCTGAAGAGAAAGAACCAGAGGAAACTGTCAGTGAAAATGCTTCTGAAGCTCAGCAGACAGCACAAGAAATAGCGGAACCAAAGGAAGAGAAAGAGCCAAGCCAGCCGGAACCGGTGAGCTTTTCTCCCGTTGATGAAAATAAAAATGCGATGAATCAGGTCCCAAGTGAATATATTTTGCAGCCAAATGAAGCGCCACGTTTTGATGGTAGTGTTCCGGATGTTCAGAGAGCAAAAGACCGTCACCATGAAATTAAATTTGGGGATGGATATGATGTAGATACTGATGCAGAAGAAGATATTTTCGGAAAGAAGAACTAA